The sequence CTCCCCCTCTACTCTCCGCATGGCCTTTCTTACAGGGGAGCCTCCACCTCGCCCTCCTCAGCCTGCCATCTTCACTCAGAGTAAGTGGGGCTGCTCTCGGTGCCTTGGCCCCCGTCCCGCCCCCTCTCACTTCTCATTCCTCTCCTCCTGGAAGGTACAGAGCCCTGGCCAGCCGGCTGGCTGGGAGGGGAAGCGGGTGTGTGCTGTGAGCTTTTGCTGCTGACCTGGCCCGGCAtgcctgcctctccccccacccccaaacgtCTGGGCTTCTGGAACAAGTGTATGATCCTGGCGCCCACTTCGCCTCTGTCCACTGTTGCCTGGCCCTGCCTCACTTCCTGTGGGACCTGCAGAGGCTGTGTGGGCTCTCGTGCCAGTTGATCAGGAGCTCCGTCCTCTCTTAAGGATATAGCTCCCGTTGCTCTTGATGGTGGGAGACTGCCCACGGTCCCCTGCCTGCACTAACGGTGTGCCGTAATCGGGTAGGGATTACTAACTAGGGCTCAGGAGCAGGGGTGTTTGGGGTCTTGTGCTGACAGGGGGTGTCAGAGGCTGGCAGGTGTGCGGTGTTCCCTGCTCTAGCGGAGATGGAGGCAGGAGCTCACCAGACCCCCTAGAGGGCTGCCAGTATCCAGAGTAGGTTCTGCCCTCCTGTTTGAGAAGGGTCTGTGAGCATAGAGAACACTGGCAGCTGAGGGCTGACCTCCAGGGGAACTGGGAGTGGGGAGCTGGTGGGGGATACCTGGATGCCTTCCCCACACCCCACCTTTTCCTATCCCCCCACCTAACCCTGCCTCCCTGTTGGGGCCTCCCTTCCATCGCAGAACCAACCTACGACCCTGTGAGTGAAGACCAAGACCCCCTGTCAAGTGACTTGAAGAGGCTGAGCCTGCGGAAGCCAGGGCTGCCCCGTGGGCTGTGGCTAGCGAAGCCCTCAGCCCGGGTGCCGGGTACCAAGGCAGGCCGTGGCAGCGGTGAGATCACGCTCATTGACTTCAGCGAGGAGCCTGTAGCCCCGGCCCCTCGCCCCTGTGCACCCTCACTGGCGCAGCTGGCCATGGACGCCTGTTCCTTGCTGGATAAGACCCCGCCGCAGAGCCCCACGCGGGCACTGCCCCGGCCCCTGCATCCCACGCCTGTGGTGGACTGGGATGCACGCCCgctgcccccacctcccgcctATGATGACGTGGCCCAAGATGAGGATGACTTTGAGGTCTGCTCCATCAACAGCACCCTGGTGGGTGCAGAGGTCTCTGCTGGGTCCAGCCAGGGTGAGACCAATTATGCCTTCGTGCCTGAGCCGGcacagctcctccctcccctggagGACAATCTGTTCCTCCCACCCCAGGGTGGGGGCAAGCCACCCAACTCAGCCCAGACAGCAGAGATCTTCCAGGCACTGCAGCAGGAGTGCATGCGGCAACTACAGGTCCCTGCCAGCTCTCTTGTCCCCTTGCCCAGCCCTGGGGCTGATGACAAGCCCCAGGTGCCCCCTCGGGTACCCATCCCCCCAAGGCCCACACGCCCTCGTGGTGAGCTGTCTCCAGCCCCCTCAAGTGAGGAGGAGATGGGGCGGTGGCCTggacctgcctcccctccccgggTGCCTCCGCGGGAGCCCCTGTCCCCACAAGGCTCAAGGACCCCTAGTCCCCTGGTGCCACCTGGCAGCTCCCCGCTGCCACCCCGGCTCTCAAGCTCACCTGGGAAGACCATGCCCACCACCCAAAGCTTTGCCTCAGACCCCAAGTATGCCACACCCCAGGTGATCCAGGCACCTGGCCCCCGGGCCGGCCCCTGCATCTTACCCATTGTCCGAGATGGCAAGAAGGTCAGCAGCACCCACTACTACCTGCTACCTGAGCGCCCACCCTACCTGGAGCGCTACCAGCGCTTCTTACGTGAGGCCCAGAGCCCTGAAGAGGCAGACCCGATGCCTGTGCCCCTgctgctgccccctcccagcaccccagcccctgctgccCCCACTGCCACTGTTCGACCAATGCCACAGGCGGCCCCGGACCCCAAGGCCAACTTCTCCACCAACAACAGCAACCCAGGGGCCCGGCCACCAGCCCTGAGGGCCACTGCTCGTCTGCCACAGAGGGTCTGCCCCGGGGAAGGGCCAGAGGCTGGATGCCCAGCAGACAAGATCCAGATGGTGAGTAGTGGGCCTGGCTGCAGGGTGAGGAGGGTCAGGGGCCCAAGGGACCCAGCAGAAGGGGCCTGAGTCGTGTTGACGGTGGGTGGGTGTGCCCAGCTACAGGCCATGGTGCATGGGGTGACCACAGAGGAGTGCCAGGCGGCCTTGCAGAGCCACAGCTGGAGCGTGCAGAGGGCTGCCCAGTATCTGAAGGTACCATACCTCCTGCCTGCTCTGGCTTTCAGGGACCCTGAAGACTGGGTCTGCAGCTCTCCTCCCACTCACCCCCTCCCGACCCCGCTCCCTGGCTCTCCTCGGCCCTGCCCTTGTCTGGCGCCCCGCAGCCCCAGCGTGTCCCATGGCACCACCTTCTGCTCTTCAGGTGGAGCAGCTATTTGGGTTGGGTCTGCGGCCCCGAGGCGAGTGCCACAAAGTGCTGGAGATGTTCGACTGGAACCTGGAGCAGGCGGGCTGTCACCTGCTGGGCTCCTGCGGCTCCGCCCACCACAAGTGAGCAGCCCCACCCTCCACAAGTGAGCCTGCACCTGCCACCTCCTGTCCCTGAGGGTGTCAAGGCCAGAGACTCAGGGGTCCCcagccaggaggagggaggggcctgaTCCCAGGATGGGCAGTTCTTTGCAGAAACAGTAATGGTAAAAGGAACTGGAGCCTCTCTTGGGTGCAGGGGCTTGCTTCCTGAGAGCGGCTCCAGTGAGCAGCAGTATAGGTAGGACTCACTGATTTAAACAGAAATGGCTTCCGTCTTCATTTcctatttcactttaaaataacagGGTTCTAATGCCTTTTGAAAtgtctaatttaaaaaatcctattactttgctataaaaattcatatatttatatataacaaaatatataatgtaaataacatatggaatatagaatataaatacataaaaatgaatgttttatcaAGTCAGAAAGTGGTGAAATCCCCCCGGGAGGCACCAGCAGGGTGTGGGCTTTCAGAGTCCTCTGGCGGCAGACAGCCTGAGTTAGGACCAGCCTTCTGCTCCCACGTGGCATCAGCTAATGCTACTTTCCTGATCTCTCAgggtcctcatctgtaaaatgtgtgtaaATGATAGTGCCTACCTCACAGAAGTGGTTAGAGGAGTGAATGAGGGTGGCATCTGACACCACACTGCAAATGTTTGGCCCAAGGGAGACCATCACTGAAGTTAGCCATTATCTCATGGTTATTCTTATGAATCTGCATCAGTAACTACAGATTAGTTACTGCTAACATTGTgcataataatttataatgttattctcttattttcagtTTATCAAAGTAAAGAAGGCATTCTAGGATGATAAATTCTAAAATCATTGCCTAGAACCGCCAGTTTTCGATAGAATTTGGCTGGCACTGAGAGGCCCTCTCACACCCAAGATTGTTGCACTATCCCCCTGTTGATGGAGGGCTTTCTGGTTGTTTCCCTCCTTTAGGCGCTGAGATATCTGGAAAGCCAGAGGGTCTCTGCCCTGAAGAAATCACTTGAGCCTGTCCATCTCACAAGGGCAGGGAGATGCCCTGCCTAGGTCTGAAGGACCTGCTGTACCTGCTGCTCCCAGTGGCAGAGTGAGGCTAAGGCAGCAGGAGGCTGGGAACCCTGCCTTGCCTGTCCCTTCCTCACCTGGCGCTGTCCCTACAACCTCAGAGCCCTCAGTGCCCCCCTGCTGAGGTACAAGAAGGAGCCTCTAGAAGGCAGGCCTGGGGGCAGCCTCAGCAGACCCTGCAGCTGACCTGCCTCTGGCTTCAGTCCCTGGTGGGGCCTGTGGCTGGAGTATGTCACCAAGCCCTGCTGGCGAGGACGCCAGGCTTGATCCGGGGCAAGAAGGATGTGTTGGCCACACAGAAAAGTGGGCCAGTaccaggcccagggctgggccttTTCCAGGGAGCCCCTGGCAGGCAGAGGGGTTGTCAGACAGAATGTGACTTGTGGCCTAACTATGGACATGGTATGGGATTGGTATGGCTGGTTTTAGGATCTTGTGCCTGGAGATAGCCTGAGGTGGCTCAGGTAACAGAGAAAGGGTGCCAGATCATTCTCTGGCAGGGACCAGGGCCCAAGGCCCCAGGGTTGGAAGGAGACCAAGGGGGCAGCTGCCCCAGAGGGACACCAGTGCTTCCTCTTGACCCAGCTTTTCCCCTGTGCTGTTACATGTTTTCCCACCAGTCTTTGTCGCCAAAGTTGCTGCCCCAGCCATGAATATCTGCTTCTCCCAGAGAAATAAAGttagtttctattttatgttACTTACTTGTGTCtgcctgtttctttccttcttgtccaGTCACCTGAGGCTCCTGGGCTCCCCAGCCCACTGCCATTTGTCCTGGACAGCAGGCTCTGTAGCACCACCTGTATAGACAGAGGGAGGGATTGCATGCCTAGTTTACCGTAAGGGGCTGGCAGAGGGCCTGATGGAGTCATGGACTCAGAATCCCCAGGTTTTCGCTCTGGAGTTTCCCTGAGGCAGGATATACTGCATGACAGAGTACACTAGCACAATTAACTGGAGTTAAGCCATAACATGAAAGGCCTGAATATgtataagtattttctttttctaataattcatgtgattcaaaattcaaaaagtacCAAAAACTATACAGTGACATTTCCCATTCCAGCTGCTAGCTCCCCTCTCCAGAGGCTGTTTCTCATCAGTTTCTcgtatgtttcttattttttttcatctacagTATTCTGTTTAtagtaattaatttatttatttttgctttatagggccgcacccacagcttatggagggtcgcaggcgaggggtcaaatcggagctacaactgccggctgcaccacagccacagaaacacaggatccaagccgcgtctgcgacgtacatcacagctcagggcaacgccagatccttaacccactgagcaaggccagggatcgaaccctcaacctcatcgttcctagtcggattcgttctactgttccacgacgggaactccacacctacAGTATTTTGAAGAGCTCTGTAGCCATACTGGAAGATCTTCCCCATTCTTGTTTAGGGTTGCATGGATATGGATGTACTATAACCTATTTAACCAGGCCtcttttgatggatatttggtGGTTTCCAGTCCTCTGCAGTTACAGCCATTTCAGCAATAAATGGCAGATGTGGGTTATACTTCATTTGGAAGGCAATCTGAAGGATGAGTTCCCAGAACTGGTGCTCCTGAGTCAGAGTGTGTAGTAATAAGGGATCCTGCCAACTTTCTCCCCATGGAGGAGGCTGTTCCCAGTATCACAGCCACCAGAGTATGTGAGAGCTTTCCACATGGTACCAGAACTTTCTGACTTTTGATAGTCTGACAGGTGGAAAATGGTGTGTCTGTAGTTTTTAATCTGCATCCctctaatgaatgaatgaacgtttttttaaaaatgttgtgctatttatatttcctttctatGAGATACCTATTGATAGCCCTGACCTActaaaaagttaaattaataaTCCATTTCTTACTGGTTTTTAGGAATTTACTGGATCAAGACATTTAGCCTTTTGTGCTTTGCCATATCATCTGAACTTTAGGAAAAGAGATAAATCATAAGAAAGGATGCTAACAGCTTGggtttattaaaaacaaagaccagaagttcccgtcgtggcacagtggttaacgaatccgactaggaaccatgaggttgcgggttcggtccctgcccttgctcagtgggttaaggatccggtgctgctgtgagctgtagtgaaggtcacagacatggctcggatcccacgttgctgtggctctggcataggccggcagctacagctccgatccgacccctcgcctgggaacctccatatgccgagggagcggcccaagaaatagcaaaagacaaaaaaaaaaacaaagaccattCAGGATGGGTCTGGGTTGCTCTCAGTATCTGGGGCTCAAAGCTGGCCTACATGGTGGTCCTGAGGCTTGGGAGGACTTTAGCCTTCAGATCCAAATGTGTTTTGTGTACACTGTTCATCAGGCAGGAATTAAATTCTATTTagctgcaatttttaaaaatcagtcaaaTGTGATATAGAATGGGCAAAGTATTAAGTTACCTTTGGGCATTGCTATTAGACCTGGATTCTATTCTTGGGAAAgtttcttaacctttctgagcctgtaAACTGGGGGAGAGTATTTATAGaatggttgtgaggattaagtgaggtcacataggtaaaacattttgctaagtgcATGGGCCATGATAAGCACCCAATAAATTATAATCATAATACGTTCTATTTCTTCATGTTCCTGCCTGTCCCTACCAATCAGTAGTTTACATTATACACAGAACAGTTCTGTGTGTACAACTGTCTTCTTTTCTGACCCACCCCCTTTGTGGAAACAATTTGTTCTTTTGCTACAAAGTCATTCCTATTTATAGATCATGGGCATTTTttaccccattaaaaaaaatgtcactgggggagttccctggtggcacagtgggttagggatctggcattgtccctgctgtggcttgggtttgattcctggtctgggaacttgagaatgctgcaggcatggccaaaaaaagtcattttttggtGGACGAAAGCAGAGCtaacacatttcaaaaatattttttgtaagtGGGATATGGAAGTATCTGGGGGTTTCTCAGGGGGTCAGGAGACCCAAGGTACTTTTCTTGTCAAACACACAGTTCCCTAAACCCTAGGGTTTCTTGCTGTTTTTCTCACTCCTCATCAGCCTGCCAGCTCTGCCAGCATCTCCTAGGTTTAGTGAAAAGATGGTAAGGGAAAATACTAAAAAGTCGACCCAGGTTTGTTTGCCAACATGGAGAATCAATAACTCAGTAAGAATTCATTGGGTACCTTCTTTGTGTCAAGCCCTGAAGAGGGGATACAAGTTGAACAATGTCTATGTCCCAGGGGATTATGATACTGCAGCAAGATGATGAGTGCTCTCAGATCATTATGTGCCAAGTGCCTTGGGATCAGAGGAGGTGGCTCCCCAGAGAAGGTGACACTGTGCTGACCTGATGGAGAAGAACAGGCATGTGCCGGGAAGGTGAGGCAGTATGAAAGCATGGCGGGTGTGGGGAACTGCACATGTAAAGGTGTGGAGACAAACTGGCCTGTCCTGGGTACTCAAGTTGGCAAGGCTAGCACCAGTCCTTCTGTTAAGCATCTGGAGTGGTTGCAGGGAGCTTTCGTGTGATCCTGGTGAGTGAGGCAGGCCTGGATCATGAAGCCGCTGGTGTGAAATGCTGAGTTACCTAATTTATAGACAAAGGGAGAtggcagagaagcagcagcagaggaATAATGTGGTTGGACCTGTGTTTTGAAGAGAGATGGCTGTGCTTAAAAGTGGCTTGCCTCTCCAGTGCAATTACAAGTGGAGGGAAGATCTAGCATATGTGCCTTACTGCACACTGGGAAAATAAAGGTGTTCTTAATCTGAAGCAAATTAACTTTTACAGAAATCTGAACTTTGGGAATAGAGGGACCACTAATTCCTGGAATCCTTGGGTAAAGCAGGGGTTCCTGAAAGCCAGTCCAGGGCCAGTGCTGGACTAGGGTCGAATTTTCACTGGCTTGTGGTGAAATGATAAGAACCAAGAAACTGGGTTTTTCTTAAAATTGCAAGGACTATCTTTATTCTGAGATCGTTTTGTCTTCCTACATTTTTGGTGTTGGAATGGCTATTCTTGGTGGTGACGGTAGAGGAAATGGTAGGTGGTAAATTTGTCTCCGTGCCCTTACATAGCAATGCTATGTCCGCACACCATCTCAAGAAATTATTGTGTAAACCATGATGCCTGAAATCTATCTTCATAACGCCTGGGCAAGAGTGCTTTTGTGTTGGGGAGCACCACCTATTGGCAATATGTGACATTACAGTCTCTTGGGCTAAATGTCATGATAAGGGGACAGAGGGATAAGATTGTATAGACATTGCCCAATAAATCAATTAGGTCCAAAAGGTCCTGGCCCAGGTTCTTGGGTGCTTAAAGGGCTCATTCCAGAAAAGCTTCAAGGGAAAGAACAGTTTACCCAACATCTGGAGCCAAACAGCGGCCACCTAGGATTAAATGCCAGGAAAAGGGACCAAGTGGGGGCTTTGAAGGAGCCTACCTGTAACCAAGGAAAGAAACTCTGGGCTACCTGGAAGGATGCTGGGGGCTCAAGGAAAACTCTGAGAAGGATGCAGGTGCCCTTTGGGAAGCCCCTACcctcactgtattttattttatttatttatttttattttattttttttgtcttttgttgttgttgttgctatttcttgggccgctcccgtggcatatggaggttcccaggctaggggttgaatcggagctgtagccaccggcctacgccagagccacagcaacgcaggatccgagccacgtctgcaacctacaccacagctcacggcaacgccggatcgttaacccactgagcaagggcagggaccgaacccgcaacctcatggttcctagtcggattcgttaaccactgcgccacgacgggaactcccctcactgtattttttaatgttgtttttatGATTGTCATATGTGTGCATTGTTGAACTAAGACTTCAGAAAAgcatgagaaaattaaaattacccgGAAAGCCACTCgaaattttgatgtattttcttccagtttttttttcctgtgcatatatattgtctttattgtggttttataaaaataaggtAATTTGGCTTGTACTGTTATATACCTGCCTTTTTTACTTAACGTTTGATACCATAAGCCGTCCTCTTTTTCAGCCaacctcgtggcatatggaagtttctgggccagggatcaaatctgagccacagatgtagcaacactggatccttaacccactgtgccaggccagggatcaaaccggcacccTCAGAGAGACAAGCTGGATAATTAGcgtgctgtgccacaatgggaactcccacaaacagttttctgtatctttaaattcattttctcaaagGATACTTAAACACTGCGTTTTTTCATTctatcaaaattaaatataaaaattctctaTTAACACAttattttgttaacatttttgttttgtgacaAATTATAGATATTGCTAAATGGCTTTTCAGAAAGATTTGTctcccttatttaaaaaaaacctatttttttttgttttttgtttttgttttttgtcttttctagggccgcttctgtggcatatggaggttcccaggctaggggtcaaatcggagctgcagccgccagcctatgccagagccacagcaacatgggatccgagccacgtctgcaacctacaccacagctcacggcaacgccggatcgttaacccactgagcgaggccagggatggaacccacaacctcatggttcccagttggattgttaaccacagagccacaacaggaactccaaaacctatgtTTTTAAAGAGAGGGCTTATATTTTGGagctttgtttaaaaatacttctgaatGAAGTGACCTGTTGAGAATAGTCCAGATGGTTGAAAGAGATAGGCCATGAGTTGATAATTGTTGGAGCTGGGGATGGAATATGAGGGCTCATTCTACTTAAGAGGGTGAATGAACTGTTCCAGgataaaaagctaaacaaaaatatatgcactCTTCAGGTAGGGACATTTTCACTGTCCCAACTATCTTCTCTGAAGCTGTCTCTTTGGAGTTTTCTCCCTTGGTTCTTGCTGCCACTACCAGGATGGCTCCCAGAATGCATGGTTTCCTCCTCTATGGCTCTGGCACCAGGTAGAGAGAATTGCTGCTGCCCTTTGTGAGGGAGAGACAAGGTGGAGCTTTACAAACCACTAGACCAAATTCTGAGGGAAACATCTCTAGTCCCATCATCACTAGCCTCACCACAGGCTGCATCTTGTGTGTTCACCCTTTATCCTAAGGTATCATTATCCTTGCTACTTAAAGGGTGGCATGAGGTAGGAAGAGCAGTGTTAGCACCATCTGGGAACCTGCTAGAAATGTAGAAGCCAGGCCCTACCCTGGACCTCCTGAACTGGAATCTCCATTCACCAGCATTCCCAGGGGAGCCTATCACATGATCAAGAGTGTAAAGCCTGGAAGTAAGGCAGCTCCACTCTAATCCCAAAGAGCTGGTGGGCCCTGGGTGGCCATGCCTGGGTCCAAGGACCCCTGATCCTCTCCCAGAAGGGGATGTCCTCCCTATGCATCCTTCCTGATGAACCATCGCCACTGTAACATCCCCCTCTTGAATAAACAATTAatcatttaaacatatatatcaacaaagtcctactatacagcacagagaactatattcaatgtcctatgataaatcataatggaaaaggacattttaaaaagagtatgtgtgtgtatacacataaatataatgGGATCACTTtggtgtatagcagaaattaatacacactgtaaatcaactatacttcaatacaaataAACACAGGGAGCAGGGTcaggatggtggaggagtaggacgTGGAACTCACCTtctccacaaacacatcaaaaataaccatctacatgtggaacaattttCACTGAACATCTACTGAACTGGCCTAAGACCTCAGACtgccaaaagggcaagaaaccctccaaataactgggtagaacaagaggggggaaaagagagagaaaagagaaaaaaaaggaatcaggacaggaccagaaCTCCTAAGAGGGAGCTGTTAAAAGAAATCTGGggcctgggaagccacctaactgatagGGAGATCAGCTGGGACAGAGGGGGAGGCTCAACGCCTCAGAGAAAAGAGCAGCAGCGGGTCTGAAGAGGGCAAGGCAGAGAGCGAATGGCAGAGACCACCTGTACCACCACCTAGCACACTACAGCCTGAGACATTCGGGAAGGGGCTGGGCACCGACACTAGGGCTATCGGGGAGAGGACTAGAGTtagctgtgtggaaacagcctgagtgGGGTAGGGAGTGGTGTGACACAGTGTGAGGAAGCCTGGGACCAtgagagaagcaaggcaccacttTTTGGGAGGATAAGAGGCAGAGGGGCAGGACCAGCATGGGAATTTTCTCTACACACAAATgggctctcaggcagcagggTGCCTCTTATGTGGACTATAGGAGTAggtgcaaaccactgcagtcatctCAAACTCCAGAGGTGGCTAAGGCCTGCCACCACTAAGGGTCCCaagaacaggcaccacctgtagccccagtcacctcaggggtcactGCCATGGAGGACTCTGCAACCGAACACCAACTGTTGTTCTCACCTCCCTGTGAATGCACACATCCTGCTGTGGCCACACCAAGGGCTCTGGGTGTGGGCCCTACTTCCCTCAGAGTCACTGCCACCACAGAGGGCTCTGCAACCAGGAACAGCCTGCATCTCCCACCTCCCCATGGATCCCCACCACTGCCAAGGACGTGGTAATCAGGTACCACATGCAGGGCGTCCCTCTGCACCCACCTCAGCACAGGCAGGCCATGCATCTGCACACCCCCTATTAAGGGGATAACAATCGGCACACActgagacagcaagcatccaaaccaaaagcagctctCACGGCAaaaaaatagtaagccctcacaagctacccagAAGCACTCCgtatataaatagccctccaagactacagtagataattgttttccctaaattcacagagtaagaaaaatataagcaaaatgaagaagcataggaaccactcccagttaaaagaacaggattcccctgaaggagcaaacaaggaaacagacctcGGCAGTCTAACAGGtatcaagttcaaaaaggaggtaatgaaaatactgaaggaaataagaacagatatcaacagtaatgcagattactttaaaaagaaatcagagggagttcccattgtggtgcagtagaactgaatccaactagtatgcatgagcatgcaggttcaatccctggcctcactcagtgggttatggacccagcattgctgtgagctgtggtgtaggtcacagatgtggttcggatcctgcattgctgtggctgtggtgtagcccagcagctgtagcttcaatatgacccctagcctgggaactcctatatgctgcgggtgcagccctaaaatgcaaaaaaaaaggggaggggactAGAAACTAtagggaggagccaagaaaaattaggaatttcatttgcagagatgaagtCTGACTTAAAgacattgaagagcagaatgaataatgtggaATCACAAATAAGAgacttagaagatagaataatgaaaatcacccaatcaggacagcagacagaaaacaaaataaaaaaaatgaaagcaatataagagacctatgggataatataaaggggGCCAaactacacataataggaattccaggagaagatggaaaagaagggggattgaaaatatatttgaagaaattgtgtctgaaacctttccaaatctaaagaaggaaacatatcaagatacaggaagaagagagggccccaaacaagctgaaaccaagacatattgtaataaaaacggcaaaagttcAAGATAAGaggaggattctaaaggcagcaagagaaaaacaaagacttaattataagggaacccccaaaaggctatcagttgatttatctgcagaaatgctacaggccagaagatggtggcaagatgtattcaaagttctaaaagggaaaaatttgcagcctagactACTCTACTcaacaagattatcatttaaaatagaaagaaaaataaagaattt is a genomic window of Sus scrofa isolate TJ Tabasco breed Duroc chromosome 13, Sscrofa11.1, whole genome shotgun sequence containing:
- the TNK2 gene encoding activated CDC42 kinase 1 isoform X2; this translates as MGALKPQDLIRGQRPRGAVALRLGSSSMQPEEGTGWLLELLSEVQLQQYFLRLRDDLNVTRLSHFEYVKNEDLEKIGMGRPGQRRLWEAVKRRKAACKRRSWMSKVFSGKRLEAEFPPHHSQSTFRKTSPTPGGPAGEGSLQSLTCLIGEKDLHLFEKLGDGSFGVVRRGEWDAPSGKTVSVAVKCLKPDVLSQPEAMDDFIREVNAMHSLDHRNLIRLYGVVLTPPMKMVTELAPLGSLLDRLRKHQGHFLLGTLSRYAVQVAEGMGYLESKRFIHRDLAARNLLLATRDLVKIGDFGLMRALPQNDDHYVMQEHRKVPFAWCAPESLKTRTFSHASDTWMFGVTLWEMFTYGQEPWIGLNGSQILHKIDKEGERLPRPEDCPQDVYNVMVQCWAHKPEDRPTFVALRDFLLEAQPTDMRALQDFEEPDKLHIQMNDVITVIEGRAENYWWRGQNTRTLCVGPFPRNVVTSVAGLSAQDISQPLQNSFIHTGHGDSDPRHCWGFPDKIDELYLGNPMDPPDLLSVELSASRPPQHLGRVKKPTYDPVSEDQDPLSSDLKRLSLRKPGLPRGLWLAKPSARVPGTKAGRGSGEITLIDFSEEPVAPAPRPCAPSLAQLAMDACSLLDKTPPQSPTRALPRPLHPTPVVDWDARPLPPPPAYDDVAQDEDDFEVCSINSTLVGAEVSAGSSQGETNYAFVPEPAQLLPPLEDNLFLPPQGGGKPPNSAQTAEIFQALQQECMRQLQVPASSLVPLPSPGADDKPQVPPRVPIPPRPTRPRGELSPAPSSEEEMGRWPGPASPPRVPPREPLSPQGSRTPSPLVPPGSSPLPPRLSSSPGKTMPTTQSFASDPKYATPQVIQAPGPRAGPCILPIVRDGKKVSSTHYYLLPERPPYLERYQRFLREAQSPEEADPMPVPLLLPPPSTPAPAAPTATVRPMPQAAPDPKANFSTNNSNPGARPPALRATARLPQRVCPGEGPEAGCPADKIQMLQAMVHGVTTEECQAALQSHSWSVQRAAQYLKVPYLLPALAFRDPEDWVCSSPPTHPLPTPLPGSPRPCPCLAPRSPSVSHGTTFCSSGGAAIWVGSAAPRRVPQSAGDVRLEPGAGGLSPAGLLRLRPPQVSSPTLHKR
- the TNK2 gene encoding activated CDC42 kinase 1 isoform X24 — translated: MQPEEGTGWLLELLSEVQLQQYFLRLRDDLNVTRLSHFEYVKNEDLEKIGMGRPGQRRLWEAVKRRKAACKRRSWMSKVFSGKRLEAEFPPHHSQSTFRKTSPTPGGPAGEGSLQSLTCLIGEKDLHLFEKLGDGSFGVVRRGEWDAPSGKTVSVAVKCLKPDVLSQPEAMDDFIREVNAMHSLDHRNLIRLYGVVLTPPMKMVTELAPLGSLLDRLRKHQGHFLLGTLSRYAVQVAEGMGYLESKRFIHRDLAARNLLLATRDLVKIGDFGLMRALPQNDDHYVMQEHRKVPFAWCAPESLKTRTFSHASDTWMFGVTLWEMFTYGQEPWIGLNGSQILHKIDKEGERLPRPEDCPQDVYNVMVQCWAHKPEDRPTFVALRDFLLEAQPTDMRALQDFEEPDKLHIQMNDVITVIEGRAENYWWRGQNTRTLCVGPFPRNVVTSVAGLSAQDISQPLQNSFIHTGHGDSDPRHCWGFPDKIDELYLGNPMDPPDLLSVELSASRPPQHLGRVKKPTYDPVSEDQDPLSSDLKRLSLRKPGLPRGLWLAKPSARVPGTKAGRGSGEITLIDFSEEPVAPAPRPCAPSLAQLAMDACSLLDKTPPQSPTRALPRPLHPTPVVDWDARPLPPPPAYDDVAQDEDDFEVCSINSTLVGAEVSAGSSQGETNYAFVPEPAQLLPPLEDNLFLPPQGGGKPPNSAQTAEIFQALQQECMRQLQVPASSLVPLPSPGADDKPQVPPRVPIPPRPTRPRGELSPAPSSEEEMGRWPGPASPPRVPPREPLSPQGSRTPSPLVPPGSSPLPPRLSSSPGKTMPTTQSFASDPKYATPQVIQAPGPRAGPCILPIVRDGKKVSSTHYYLLPERPPYLERYQRFLREAQSPEEADPMPVPLLLPPPSTPAPAAPTATVRPMPQAAPDPKANFSTNNSNPGARPPALRATARLPQRVCPGEGPEAGCPADKIQMLQAMVHGVTTEECQAALQSHSWSVQRAAQYLKVEQLFGLGLRPRGECHKVLEMFDWNLEQAGCHLLGSCGSAHHKR